The genome window CGACCTCGCCGACCCGGCGCCGTTCCTGGAGAACTTCGCCGGCCTCGACCTCCCGGTGTTCACCAGCCGGGAGGACCACATCCCGGTGGAGGAGATAAAGGCCGCCCTGGTCGGCCACGACACCGTGGTGGTCGGCCACTCGGGCGTCGGCAAGTCCACGCTCGTGAATGCGATCGTGCCCGGAGCCAAGCGCGCGACCGGGCACGTCAACGTGGTGACCGGCCGCGGCCGGCACACGTCGTCCTCCACGGTGTCTCTGCGGGTGGAGAACGCCGAGGGCCACGGCTGGGTCATCGACACTCCGGGCGTGCGCTCGTTCGGGCTCGGGCATGTGGACACCGCCAGCATCCTCAAGGCGTTCACCGACCTGGCCGCCATCGCCGAGGACTGCCCGCGCGGCTGCACGCACCTGCCCGACGCCCCCGACTGCGCGATCATCGAGGCCGTCGAGGAGGGCCGCCTCGGCGAGACCGGGCGCGCGCGCCTCGACTCGCTGCAGCGCCTCCTCGCCACCTTCGCGCGCTGAGCGCGGACTCCCGGCGCCGCGGGCACGGCAGAATGGTGTCATGACTGAGGTTCGACTCGAAGCGGGACAGCCCGCGCCCGCCTTCACGCTCCAGGACCAGGACGGCACGCCCGTCTCGCTCTCCGACTACTCCGGCGACAACGTGATCGTCTACTTCTACCCG of Leifsonia shinshuensis contains these proteins:
- the rsgA gene encoding ribosome small subunit-dependent GTPase A translates to MSWWSDDDDEDDEYDLYDESTIRSRPNPKGNRPRTKTRPEHADAEIARVLGVDRGRYTVLLDEDTADERQVTAARASELRRKPIVTGDRVAVVGDTTGEEGTLARIVRIEPRSTLLRRSADDTDDVERVIVANADQMLIVVAAANPEPRTRLVDRYLVAAYDAGIEPMLCVTKIDLADPAPFLENFAGLDLPVFTSREDHIPVEEIKAALVGHDTVVVGHSGVGKSTLVNAIVPGAKRATGHVNVVTGRGRHTSSSTVSLRVENAEGHGWVIDTPGVRSFGLGHVDTASILKAFTDLAAIAEDCPRGCTHLPDAPDCAIIEAVEEGRLGETGRARLDSLQRLLATFAR